The DNA window AGTGCACTATATCCACAATTAGGACAAACAATAACATCATAAAATAGAGGATTAATGCCTTTATAGTATAAACAAAAATCGGTATCCTTTTTATCTAATTTAATAGCACTACTTTTAACAGCTGGTGCTTTAAAATTATTATTGCAAACTGGACAGTTCCAGTTTTTTTCATACAAATCCATCGAAAGTTGCCTCCCTAATTTCGCCAACACTATTACCTATCGTCATTAATTTTGTCTTTATTAGTTAAAACTTCTTTAGTTCCTACAAGATAAACATCATCGACTGGCTTGTAGTAATCATAAGATAATAATTTTTTAGAAATAAGTATTCCATCTTTATAAATGGACATATATGTTTTAACTTTCAAACCTCCTTGTGGTATACCTTTCCTTTTTTTAACTCCTTTTGGAAGTGTGGGATCATTTTTGTATACAACCTTGTATGGTATTTTTTCTACAATTTCATTTTCAAATTTCACAACTTCTCCAATATGGCTATTCTTACCATAAAGCCTTACAGTAACTGTATCTTTGTTCCTAAAGCTTTCAATATAAATTATTGTATCAGAGTTATTTTTAAATTTAAAATCAATTGATCCACTTGCAACTGTGGCATCTCTACCTGGTGGAACATAGGATACTAATGCAGAATGTGGAAGTCTCTCAACAACCTTTAATTGTGCTTGTAAAACAGCATTATAGAGTGTAGTAGCAATCTGGCAAAGTCCTCCTCCAACACCATCTACAAATTCATTCCCAACTATTACTTTCGCAATTTTATAACCATTTTCTACTGTAACAGGACTCAGAACATTTGAAAGTGAATATGTTTCTCCTGGTAAAACAATATTACCATTAATTTTGTTTGCAGCAACCTCAATATTAATACTTCTTGGAATATTAGATGCATTAAACTTTGTTGTAAATTCACCAATAACATCAGTAATCTTTCTTAAATCTTCTTCAGTTATTGTAGGCCTAATTAAGTTAAGCTTACAATTTATTTCTCCACCTTTTTTATTATCTAATAATTTCTTCATTTCTTCTGCTAATTTTTTATAATCTAAACTAGTTCCATAAGAACTATTAGTAATCACAAATTTATTATTTATTCTTTTTATGCTTGCATTTATTGATTTTTTATAATATCTCAATGCTAATTTTTCTGAAATTCTTTTAATTTTAGAATTATTATATGAATAACTTAAACTTATTTTTACAGGATTGTCATAAATTTTTTTAATTTCTCTTAATCGTTCTAAAAAGTTTCCATTTCTACCTATGGAAAAAGCTTCATCTATTGCTTCTTTAATGTTCAGATTTACATCAAAATATTTTAAGCTATAAGTAAATCTATCATTTTGAATATTAATTATTATTGACTTATTTCCTATTGTATCAAGGTATTTTGCTTTTATAATTTCATATGCTTGAGACTTTGTAAGACCACTAACATAAACATCTTCAATGTAAATACCTTTATATATCTTATTAGTATTTAACAAAGAAGTAATAGTATTATACAAAAAATATCCTGAAATACTTGTTGTAAAAATTAATAATATGAGAAATGAAATCAATAATACCTTTTTCTTCAAATTATAAGCCTCCAATATTAAATACTATTATATCCATATTCCACTGCCCTTTTATTTATTTCAAAAAATTCCTTGCTTTTTGAATTTTTAGATATAAAATCTAATACTTGATATAAATCGAATAGCTTTTTATATTTTATATATGCACCAAGCATGACCATATTTGTAGCCTTAATATTACCTAAGCTTGAAGCAATATTAGTTGCATCAACACTAATATATATTACATCATCTCTTTTCCCTTGTAAATCGATAAGCGAAGTATTCATTAAAATTATACCATTTTTTTCAACAAAATTCTCAAATTTCTCAAATGAAGGCCTATTTAATGCAAAAAAAGTTGATGGTTTAAAAACAACTGGTGATGCTATTTCATCATCTGAAATGATAACAGAACAATTTGCAGTCCCGCCACGCATCTCTGGCCCATAAGAAGGAAGCCATGAAACATTTTTGCCTAAAATCATACCAATTCTAGCAATAGTTTCACCTAAAAAAAGCACACCTTGACCACCAAAGCCAGCTATAATTATCTCTTCTGTCATTTTATATCCCCACCTTTGTCTTTAAAAATGCCTAGTGGATAATATTTTATTACCTCTTCCTCAATCCTTTTCATGCTTTTAATAGGCGTCATCCCCCAGTTTGTTGGACAGTTTGAAAGAATTTCAATAATTGAAAAACCTAATTCATTTATTTGTATATCAAAAGCTTTTCTAATTATTTTTTTTGTCATTTCTATATTTTTTATATTATGTATTGATGTTCTTGCTATAAAAGCAACACCATCAAGTGGTTCTAACATTTCACATAGCTTAATATGATAGCCTTGAATTTTAGGATCTCTACCATATGGAGATGAAACTGTAATTTGACCTGGAATAGAAGTTGGAGCCATCTGTCCTCCTGTCATTGCATATACTCCATTATTAACAAAAATAGCAGTAAAACTTTCACCTCTTGCAGCAGCATGAATTATCTCTGATGTACCAATGGCTGCAATGTCTCCATCTCCTTGATATGAAAAAACTAGAGCATCTCTAATGCTTCTTTTCACACCTGTTGCAACTGCTGGTGCTCTTCCATGTGCTGCGGCAACAAAATCAAAGTTAAAATAATCATATATAAACACAGAACAGCCAACAGGAGCAACACCGATTATCTTTTGGTCTTGTGGTAGTTCATCAATTACTTCTGCAATAATTCTGTGAATAATTCCATGCCCACAGCCAGGACAATAATGGGTTGAAATACTTGAAAGAGCTTTAGGTTTACTAAACAATATTCTCAACCCCTTTCTCAACTAGTTCTCCAACCTTTTCAACAATATCATCAACAGAGGGTATCATTCCACCTGTTCTCCCTATAAAATAAATATTTTTTCTTTTTCCAATTGCTATTTTAACATCTTCTAACATTTGACCCATATTAAATTCAACATCAATAAACATTTTGACTTTATCATTTAGTGAATACTCTTCAAGTTGTTTTTCTGGAAATGGCCATAATGTGATTGGTCTAAATAAGCCTACTTTTATTCCATTTAATCTTAATTTTTTTACTGCACTTTTAACAATTCTTGCACATGTTCCAAATGCTACAAAAATTATTTCAGCATCATTTATTTGATATTCTTCGAAAAGTACTTCATTTTCTTTTATGATTTCATATTTTTTATTAAGTTTTATATTATGATTCTCTAATTCCTCTGGAATTATATATAGAGAATTTGTAATTCGTTTTTCCTTATTTCTATCGCCAGTAACTGCAAAATCCTTATTGTATTCTTTATATGAAATATCTTCAAATTCAACTGCCTCCATCATTTGCCCTAACATACCATCTAGCAATATCATCGTAGGATTACGATATTTGTCTGCTAAATCAAAAGCAAGATAAGTTAAATGAACTGCTTCTTGAACAGAATTTGGAGCTAAAGTAATTACTTTATAGTCTCCATGTCCACCACCTTTTACAGCTTGAAAATAATCTGACTGGGCAACATTAATGTTCCCAAGACCTGGGCCACCCCTCATTACATTAACAATAACACAGGGAAGCTCGGCACCAGCCAAATAAGATATGCCTTCTTGTTTTAAACTAATACCTGGACCTGAAGAAGAGGTCATTACCCTCTTACCACAACTTGAAGCACCATAAGCCATATTAATTGCTCCAACTTCACTTTCAGCTTGAACAAAAACTTTATTTGATCTAAGTAGCTTTTTTGCCATATATTGAAGTAACTCTGTCTGTGGTGTTATAGGATAACCAAAAAAACAATCACATCCTGCTCTTATTGCTGCCTCAGCTATAGCCTCATTTCCTTTAACTAACATCTTCATTTCTACTCACCTACCTCAAAAACAACATCTGGACACACTTTGTAACAAATGCCACAAAGTCGACACTTATCAGGCGTTTCCATCTTAACAGGATTATAACCTTTTTTATTAATTTTATCCTTGTTTAGATTCAATACTTTTGAAGGACAAAATTCAATACAAAGCCCACACCCTTTACACTTATCCTCATTAATTTTTAAACCCATCTAAATACCTCCAAAAGGTAATTCATTCTCTTATTATATACTTTTTTATAGCATATACTAAAGAGTATTTTTTGATTTCTTCAATTAATTCCTGTTCAAAAAGTTTTTCATTAATTACAGTTAATGTATATGGGACATTTTTAATTTCACTTATTTTTTGAGCAATTTCAAGACTTGATATTACATCACCTATGGTTGTTTTATCAAGTAAATGTGAACAATTAATTATTCCGTTAATATTAAGATTTAATATACTCTCAATATCATTCATGTTTTCTATAATCTTTTCAGTTGTAGAATTTTCAGGTCTAAAAACGTTCAATACATAAAAGAGATTATATCCTTTTTGTTCAAAAATCTCTTTATATTGTGCTAAAACAGATATACCTAAAGCATCTCCACCTACATCAATAATATTAACTGTTTCGTCATTCTGAATGGCATTTATTATTTCACCAGACATTATTGGCAAATCAATTGCTGCATTCTCAAAATGGGTTGTAATAAATTTTATGTTCTTCTTATTTATTAAATCTTTTACATTTCTTAAGTTAAAATAGTAATTTATAACATCTGCATCAATTAGGTTGATATTTAAGAAATCCCCAATATCAAATGCAATGTTCAATGCAAGCTCACTTTTGCCGCTACCAGCTGTTCCTGAAAGGATATTTACTTTCTTATTCAAAAAACTTAATGGAACTGTCATACACATGAAAATACACTCACCCTTTTATTAGCATATTCTTGGAAGCATTTCGAAATATAGCATATCAACTATCCTTGTCCCACCAAAAAGCGTTTTTAAATAAACCTTTTGTTTTTTATCATCTATTGTTTTTCCAATCTCACAAGCATTCAA is part of the Caldicellulosiruptoraceae bacterium PP1 genome and encodes:
- a CDS encoding VanW family protein, giving the protein MKKKVLLISFLILLIFTTSISGYFLYNTITSLLNTNKIYKGIYIEDVYVSGLTKSQAYEIIKAKYLDTIGNKSIIINIQNDRFTYSLKYFDVNLNIKEAIDEAFSIGRNGNFLERLREIKKIYDNPVKISLSYSYNNSKIKRISEKLALRYYKKSINASIKRINNKFVITNSSYGTSLDYKKLAEEMKKLLDNKKGGEINCKLNLIRPTITEEDLRKITDVIGEFTTKFNASNIPRSINIEVAANKINGNIVLPGETYSLSNVLSPVTVENGYKIAKVIVGNEFVDGVGGGLCQIATTLYNAVLQAQLKVVERLPHSALVSYVPPGRDATVASGSIDFKFKNNSDTIIYIESFRNKDTVTVRLYGKNSHIGEVVKFENEIVEKIPYKVVYKNDPTLPKGVKKRKGIPQGGLKVKTYMSIYKDGILISKKLLSYDYYKPVDDVYLVGTKEVLTNKDKINDDR
- a CDS encoding 2-oxoacid:acceptor oxidoreductase family protein, with the protein product MTEEIIIAGFGGQGVLFLGETIARIGMILGKNVSWLPSYGPEMRGGTANCSVIISDDEIASPVVFKPSTFFALNRPSFEKFENFVEKNGIILMNTSLIDLQGKRDDVIYISVDATNIASSLGNIKATNMVMLGAYIKYKKLFDLYQVLDFISKNSKSKEFFEINKRAVEYGYNSI
- a CDS encoding thiamine pyrophosphate-dependent enzyme, translating into MRILFSKPKALSSISTHYCPGCGHGIIHRIIAEVIDELPQDQKIIGVAPVGCSVFIYDYFNFDFVAAAHGRAPAVATGVKRSIRDALVFSYQGDGDIAAIGTSEIIHAAARGESFTAIFVNNGVYAMTGGQMAPTSIPGQITVSSPYGRDPKIQGYHIKLCEMLEPLDGVAFIARTSIHNIKNIEMTKKIIRKAFDIQINELGFSIIEILSNCPTNWGMTPIKSMKRIEEEVIKYYPLGIFKDKGGDIK
- a CDS encoding 3-methyl-2-oxobutanoate dehydrogenase subunit VorB; amino-acid sequence: MKMLVKGNEAIAEAAIRAGCDCFFGYPITPQTELLQYMAKKLLRSNKVFVQAESEVGAINMAYGASSCGKRVMTSSSGPGISLKQEGISYLAGAELPCVIVNVMRGGPGLGNINVAQSDYFQAVKGGGHGDYKVITLAPNSVQEAVHLTYLAFDLADKYRNPTMILLDGMLGQMMEAVEFEDISYKEYNKDFAVTGDRNKEKRITNSLYIIPEELENHNIKLNKKYEIIKENEVLFEEYQINDAEIIFVAFGTCARIVKSAVKKLRLNGIKVGLFRPITLWPFPEKQLEEYSLNDKVKMFIDVEFNMGQMLEDVKIAIGKRKNIYFIGRTGGMIPSVDDIVEKVGELVEKGVENIV
- a CDS encoding indolepyruvate ferredoxin oxidoreductase subunit alpha, which gives rise to MGLKINEDKCKGCGLCIEFCPSKVLNLNKDKINKKGYNPVKMETPDKCRLCGICYKVCPDVVFEVGE